One segment of Cyprinus carpio isolate SPL01 chromosome A17, ASM1834038v1, whole genome shotgun sequence DNA contains the following:
- the serpina10b gene encoding protein Z-dependent protease inhibitor isoform X2: MDLRVLFTLVYSSGFLCVLKSQEPKTPDVTDLAFKNIDFAMNLYRKISSYHDKNIFFSPLSISTSFATLLLAAKGSTRSQIEKGLNLDSLDGTGHATLIPQLFEQLQKNISQDGKLHIEQGTALFVDEHFNVETVFSDQIKTFFGADVNNVDFSKTEFSKSTINEYVSRKTGGKVNEMVTCIEPLTQMMLLNTIFFQGDWDRPFDPNNTEMSRFYVDKYNIVQVPMMVKEDKFSTAEDRELRARVLRLPYRGGAALLIVLPDAAADYTVIDDEISAERFYGWIKNMKRIKMEVHLPKFKMEQSYDLHEILPHLGISNVFLRSANLTGLSQDPHLRVSQVLHKAVIEVDEKGTTAASATSVGITAYSLPATFIVNRPFFFFLYHEATSSLLFMGRVIDPTKN, translated from the exons ATGGATTTAAGAGTGCTGTTCACCCTCGTTTATTCCTCTGGATTTCTGTGCGTTCTTAAAAGTCAAGAGCCCAAAACTCCTGATGTCACGGATCTGGCCTTCAAAAATATTGACTTCGCCATGAACCTCTATCGCAAGATATCCAGCTATCATGACAAAAACATCTTCTTCTCCCCGCTGAGCATTTCCACGTCTTTCGCCACGCTCTTACTGGCCGCCAAGGGCTCGACACGCAGTCAGATCGAGAAGGGACTGAATCTGGACTCTCTGGACGGGACTGGACACGCCACGCTCATCCCACAGCTCTTTGAGCAGCTGCAGAAGAACATCTCGCAGGACGGAAAACTGCACATAGAGCAGGGCACGGCACTCTTCGTAGACGAGCACTTCAACGTGGAAACAGTCTTCAGCGATCAGATCAAGACGTTCTTCGGTGCCGATGTCAACAATGTGGATTTCAGCAAGACCGAGTTCAGCAAGAGCACCATCAACGAGTATGTGAGCAGAAAGACCGGCGGCAAAGTGAACGAAATGGTGACGTGCATCGAGCCGCTGACGCAGATGATGCTCCTCAACACCATTTTCTTTCAGG GTGACTGGGATCGTCCCTTCGACCCCAACAACACAGAGATGAGTCGCTTCTATGTGGACAAGTACAACATCGTTCAGGTCCCCATGATGGTGAAGGAGGATAAGTTCTCCACGGCTGAGGACCGCGAGCTGCGCGCTCGAGTGCTGCGTCTGCCGTACCGTGGAGGAGCGGCGCTGCTCATCGTTCTGCCCGACGCCGCGGCCGACTACACCGTCATCGACGACGAGATCAGCGCCGAGCGATTCTACGGCTGGATCAAAAACATGAAGCGCAT AAAAATGGAGGTCCATCTGCCCAAGTTCAAGATGGAGCAGTCGTACGACTTGCATGAAATCCTGCCACATCTGGGCATCAGCAACGTCTTCCTCCGCTCAGCCAACCTGACCGGTCTGAGCCAAGACCCACATCTGAGAGTCTCACAG GTGCTGCATAAAGCGGTCATCGAGGTGGACGAGAAGGGCACGACGGCAGCCTCGGCCACATCAGTAGGAATCACAGCTTATTCTCTGCCAGCCACCTTCATCGTCAACAGgcccttcttcttctttctgtacCATGAAGCCACTTCTAGCCTGTTGTTCATGGGCAGAGTGATTGACCCCACAAAGAACTGA
- the serpina10b gene encoding protein Z-dependent protease inhibitor isoform X1, translating into MHTELCLCKQSEHNRREKILSSLSVQGFLIIDNKMDLRVLFTLVYSSGFLCVLKSQEPKTPDVTDLAFKNIDFAMNLYRKISSYHDKNIFFSPLSISTSFATLLLAAKGSTRSQIEKGLNLDSLDGTGHATLIPQLFEQLQKNISQDGKLHIEQGTALFVDEHFNVETVFSDQIKTFFGADVNNVDFSKTEFSKSTINEYVSRKTGGKVNEMVTCIEPLTQMMLLNTIFFQGDWDRPFDPNNTEMSRFYVDKYNIVQVPMMVKEDKFSTAEDRELRARVLRLPYRGGAALLIVLPDAAADYTVIDDEISAERFYGWIKNMKRIKMEVHLPKFKMEQSYDLHEILPHLGISNVFLRSANLTGLSQDPHLRVSQVLHKAVIEVDEKGTTAASATSVGITAYSLPATFIVNRPFFFFLYHEATSSLLFMGRVIDPTKN; encoded by the exons ATGCACACTGAACTTTGTCTCTGCAAACAGTCAGAACACAACAGACGAGAAAAGATCCTCAGCAGCTTGTCA GTCCAGGGATTTTTAATAATCGATAATAAAATGGATTTAAGAGTGCTGTTCACCCTCGTTTATTCCTCTGGATTTCTGTGCGTTCTTAAAAGTCAAGAGCCCAAAACTCCTGATGTCACGGATCTGGCCTTCAAAAATATTGACTTCGCCATGAACCTCTATCGCAAGATATCCAGCTATCATGACAAAAACATCTTCTTCTCCCCGCTGAGCATTTCCACGTCTTTCGCCACGCTCTTACTGGCCGCCAAGGGCTCGACACGCAGTCAGATCGAGAAGGGACTGAATCTGGACTCTCTGGACGGGACTGGACACGCCACGCTCATCCCACAGCTCTTTGAGCAGCTGCAGAAGAACATCTCGCAGGACGGAAAACTGCACATAGAGCAGGGCACGGCACTCTTCGTAGACGAGCACTTCAACGTGGAAACAGTCTTCAGCGATCAGATCAAGACGTTCTTCGGTGCCGATGTCAACAATGTGGATTTCAGCAAGACCGAGTTCAGCAAGAGCACCATCAACGAGTATGTGAGCAGAAAGACCGGCGGCAAAGTGAACGAAATGGTGACGTGCATCGAGCCGCTGACGCAGATGATGCTCCTCAACACCATTTTCTTTCAGG GTGACTGGGATCGTCCCTTCGACCCCAACAACACAGAGATGAGTCGCTTCTATGTGGACAAGTACAACATCGTTCAGGTCCCCATGATGGTGAAGGAGGATAAGTTCTCCACGGCTGAGGACCGCGAGCTGCGCGCTCGAGTGCTGCGTCTGCCGTACCGTGGAGGAGCGGCGCTGCTCATCGTTCTGCCCGACGCCGCGGCCGACTACACCGTCATCGACGACGAGATCAGCGCCGAGCGATTCTACGGCTGGATCAAAAACATGAAGCGCAT AAAAATGGAGGTCCATCTGCCCAAGTTCAAGATGGAGCAGTCGTACGACTTGCATGAAATCCTGCCACATCTGGGCATCAGCAACGTCTTCCTCCGCTCAGCCAACCTGACCGGTCTGAGCCAAGACCCACATCTGAGAGTCTCACAG GTGCTGCATAAAGCGGTCATCGAGGTGGACGAGAAGGGCACGACGGCAGCCTCGGCCACATCAGTAGGAATCACAGCTTATTCTCTGCCAGCCACCTTCATCGTCAACAGgcccttcttcttctttctgtacCATGAAGCCACTTCTAGCCTGTTGTTCATGGGCAGAGTGATTGACCCCACAAAGAACTGA